One genomic segment of Desulfonatronum thioautotrophicum includes these proteins:
- a CDS encoding CCA tRNA nucleotidyltransferase yields the protein MSHTAPSPAPHPSLHRLLSDLHRALPPSEDVFLVGGGVRDLLLDRPLKDMDLACRDAEYVALRLARTLDAAFVPLGRDHDPPSFRVVLRDSGRHGTESNQSFLDVTEVHGRDIVEDLGRRDFTVNAMALALRDLSALTNPGPSLIDPYGGLDDLHRGLIRQTGPQTIADDPARILRGFRLRAQLGWALDHATLDEIEKRAPALAKVPAERLTSELRLILECPGGGRLLAEMERAGVLAVLFPELRDMRGCGQNHFHHLDVFHHSLAAVDHCEVLLAELDAVFGELREPILAVLKGWRLPWLKLAVLLHDIGKPGTKAHRSTRENTERITFYGHDALGAAMAESIAVRLRLSTAERKYLTGLIRHHLHVGVLLRPEAKLKARLRWMRRLGPDLIPAILLCLADVRATLGPSSSLQEHQAQEIRGVALIREYLEQTRTTFSVAPLINGHDLLALGLPPGPLLGRILKQLQEAQDAGEITTREEALQMVDQLLPGRATAN from the coding sequence ATGTCCCACACCGCCCCCTCCCCTGCTCCCCATCCGTCGCTTCATCGCCTCCTGAGCGACCTGCACCGTGCCTTGCCTCCTTCTGAGGATGTCTTCCTCGTAGGCGGCGGAGTTCGCGACCTGCTCCTGGATCGCCCCTTGAAAGACATGGACCTGGCCTGTCGCGACGCCGAGTACGTCGCCCTCAGGCTGGCCAGGACCCTTGACGCAGCCTTCGTCCCCCTGGGCCGGGACCATGACCCACCGAGCTTTCGGGTGGTTTTGCGCGACTCCGGCCGACACGGAACCGAATCCAACCAATCCTTTCTGGACGTCACGGAAGTCCACGGCCGGGACATTGTGGAAGACCTGGGACGTCGCGACTTCACGGTCAACGCCATGGCCCTTGCCCTGCGCGACCTCTCAGCTTTGACGAATCCCGGCCCATCCTTGATCGACCCTTACGGAGGCCTGGACGACCTGCACCGTGGCCTGATCCGGCAAACCGGTCCGCAAACCATTGCCGACGACCCGGCACGCATCCTGCGCGGATTCCGGCTGCGCGCCCAACTGGGTTGGGCCCTCGACCATGCCACTCTGGACGAGATCGAAAAGCGGGCCCCGGCCCTGGCCAAGGTTCCAGCGGAACGCCTGACATCCGAACTGCGATTGATTCTGGAATGTCCGGGAGGCGGACGGCTGTTGGCGGAAATGGAACGGGCCGGGGTGTTGGCCGTCCTGTTTCCGGAGTTGCGGGACATGCGAGGCTGCGGTCAGAACCATTTCCACCATCTGGACGTGTTCCACCACTCCCTGGCCGCGGTGGACCACTGCGAAGTCCTGCTCGCGGAACTCGACGCCGTATTCGGCGAGCTTCGGGAGCCGATCCTGGCCGTGCTTAAGGGATGGCGACTGCCCTGGCTCAAACTGGCCGTGCTGCTGCACGACATCGGCAAGCCCGGGACCAAAGCCCACCGGTCTACCAGAGAAAACACGGAACGGATCACGTTTTACGGCCATGACGCCCTGGGCGCGGCCATGGCCGAATCCATCGCCGTACGGTTGCGGCTGTCCACGGCGGAACGCAAATACCTGACGGGCTTGATCCGCCATCACCTGCACGTGGGCGTGCTGCTCCGCCCGGAAGCCAAGCTGAAGGCTCGACTCCGCTGGATGCGTCGCCTCGGGCCGGACCTGATCCCCGCCATCCTGCTCTGCCTCGCCGACGTCCGCGCCACCCTCGGCCCGTCCAGTTCCCTTCAGGAACACCAGGCCCAGGAAATCCGGGGCGTTGCCCTGATCCGGGAATACCTGGAGCAGACGCGGACAACCTTCAGCGTCGCCCCCCTGATCAACGGCCACGACCTCCTGGCCCTGGGCCTGCCGCCCGGCCCGCTTCTGGGCCGGATTCTCAAGCAACTGCAGGAAGCCCAGGACGCCGGGGAGATCACGACCAGGGAAGAGGCTTTGCAGATGGTCGATCAACTGCTGCCCGGTCGGGCAACCGCAAACTGA
- a CDS encoding DUF3322 domain-containing protein: MRWTTPTDLVAQVRKLWDRGLLLASLVGGESIFPRRLTLKGPDSRELSERFPEVRDWIAKLSAAAGRYRIEWRVINHRVLGSNQLPATIWVDTLEDALGLIGKCKAAEQFAMIADLTGKRQPELSSFLAKRPLRVLELAEDWPRLLTIVAWMRKHPRPGIYLRQLDLPDIHTKLIEGHRAVLAELLDLVLPEDAIEKAHTGIGGFCRRYGFLEKPALVRFRILDAKVRLLPMESDQDITLTRASFSSLDLPVSKVFITENEINFLAFPCIPGAMVIFGAGYGFDNFAAAAWLNRKNIFYWGDIDTHGFAILNQLRGLLPHVRSFLMERRTLLAHRQFWGVETQPETRSLARLSADENTLYDQLRRNHWGDRVRLEQERIGFDYLLAELHRL; this comes from the coding sequence ATGAGGTGGACCACGCCGACTGATCTTGTCGCGCAGGTTCGGAAGCTCTGGGATCGCGGCCTCCTGCTTGCTTCCCTGGTTGGCGGAGAGTCGATTTTCCCCAGGCGTTTGACGCTCAAAGGTCCTGATTCGCGGGAACTGAGCGAACGGTTTCCCGAGGTGCGCGACTGGATCGCCAAATTGTCCGCTGCCGCGGGTCGGTATCGGATCGAATGGCGCGTTATCAACCATCGGGTCCTTGGATCCAATCAACTCCCCGCGACGATCTGGGTCGATACCCTGGAGGATGCCCTCGGACTGATCGGCAAGTGCAAGGCTGCCGAACAGTTTGCCATGATTGCCGATCTGACCGGGAAGCGCCAGCCCGAGCTGAGCTCTTTTCTCGCAAAGCGTCCACTACGGGTTCTGGAACTGGCCGAAGACTGGCCGCGCCTGCTGACAATTGTCGCCTGGATGCGCAAGCATCCCCGGCCCGGAATCTACCTGCGCCAGCTTGATTTGCCGGACATCCATACCAAACTGATTGAAGGGCATCGAGCCGTGTTGGCTGAGCTGCTGGATCTTGTCTTGCCCGAGGATGCCATCGAAAAAGCGCACACGGGCATTGGCGGATTTTGCCGGCGTTACGGTTTCCTGGAGAAGCCTGCACTCGTTCGCTTTCGGATATTGGACGCGAAGGTCCGGCTGCTGCCGATGGAATCCGACCAGGATATCACCCTGACCAGGGCATCCTTTTCATCGCTTGATTTGCCGGTATCGAAGGTGTTCATTACCGAGAATGAAATCAATTTCCTGGCTTTTCCATGTATCCCCGGCGCGATGGTCATATTCGGGGCCGGATATGGGTTCGACAATTTCGCCGCTGCCGCCTGGTTGAACCGGAAGAACATTTTCTACTGGGGGGATATCGATACCCATGGATTCGCCATTCTCAATCAGTTGCGCGGGCTCTTGCCCCATGTCAGGTCGTTTCTCATGGAACGGAGAACCCTGCTGGCCCATCGGCAGTTCTGGGGTGTTGAGACGCAGCCTGAAACGAGAAGTCTTGCACGACTGAGCGCTGATGAAAACACCCTTTACGATCAATTGCGCCGGAATCATTGGGGAGATCGAGTCCGGCTTGAGCAAGAGAGGATTGGGTTTGATTATCTGCTTGCCGAATTGCATCGATTGTGA
- a CDS encoding ATP-binding protein — translation MAEQLFLEFMNDDRMAGFRLQRLEVFNWGTFDGRIWTLRLGGKNGLLTGDIGSGKSTLVDAVTTLLVPSHRVAYNKAAGADSRERSLKSYVLGFFKSERQETLGSARPVALRDVNSYSVILGVFHNAGYNKTITLAQVFWMKEAGAQPARLYAACERDLSIAADFSGFGSEMVGLRKKLRSNGVELFDGFPHYGSWFRRRLGIPNEQAMDLFHQTVSLKSVGNLTDFVRSHMLEPFDVAPRISALIGHFEDLNRAHEAVLKAKRQVEMLTPLVADCERHRELAKTTDDLRACRDALRPWFATLKLDLLDKRLTSLDEELTRYRVAIERLEEQRRAQQGKGGELRRTIADNGGDRIESISREILQNQDELKRRQQRASRYEELVRALGEHPSATGEEFLRQRSDLANWRESAEEAEARTQNDLNEAGVFFAQGRADYDQLKAEIAGLKARVSNIDEKQISMRRNLCQALNLAEEEMPFAGELLRVREDERDWEGAVERLLHGFGLSLLVPDRYYARVAQWVDQTHLRGRLVYFRVREGVRGGLPSLHTDSLVRKLQVKPDSPFFDWIEREVAHRFDLACCEDQERFRRETRAITKAGQIKAPGERHEKDDRHRIDDRRRYVLGWSNAEKIAALEKDAKRQESHLADLAGRIGRLQKEHSALKERLTVLDKLGEYTVFRDLDWKPLAVAISRLEAEKRELEAASDLLKTLTAQLAALEDELKETERQLDERKDKRSKTEQKISAAQELRQQAQALFSGTTEDIVQRFGLLEAMREEALGGQMLTVESCDNRERDMRDWLQTRIDAEDAKIKRLSEKIVKAMTEYKGMWRLETGEVDANLAAAPEYRSMLDQLQADDLPRFEGRFKELLNENTIREVANFQSQLARERETIKERIAQINASLTQIDYNPGRYIRLEAQTNLDADIRDFQTELRACTEGALTGSENAQYSEAKFLQVKRIIERFRGRDEHSDMDRRWTAKVTDVRNWFVFAASERWREDDTEHEHYADSGGKSGGQKEKLAYTVLAASLAYQFGLEWGAVRSRSFRFVVIDEAFGRGSDESAQYGLRLFAQLNLQLLIVTPLQKIHIIEPFVASVGFVHNEEGRNSVLRNLSIEEYRADKSRMQG, via the coding sequence ATGGCTGAGCAACTCTTTTTGGAGTTTATGAACGATGACCGGATGGCCGGATTTCGTCTGCAGCGGCTGGAAGTTTTCAACTGGGGAACCTTTGACGGGCGGATCTGGACACTGCGCCTGGGCGGAAAAAACGGCCTTTTGACCGGGGATATTGGTTCCGGAAAATCGACCCTGGTCGACGCCGTCACCACCCTGCTGGTTCCCAGTCATCGGGTTGCCTACAACAAGGCTGCCGGAGCCGACAGTCGTGAACGTTCCCTCAAGTCCTATGTGCTCGGGTTTTTCAAATCGGAGCGCCAGGAAACCCTGGGCAGCGCCAGGCCGGTGGCCCTGCGCGACGTCAACAGTTATTCGGTGATCCTCGGCGTTTTTCACAACGCCGGCTACAACAAGACCATCACTTTGGCGCAGGTTTTCTGGATGAAGGAAGCTGGTGCGCAACCAGCTCGCCTGTATGCGGCCTGTGAACGTGATCTTTCCATTGCGGCTGATTTTTCCGGATTCGGCAGCGAAATGGTCGGCCTGCGCAAAAAGCTCCGGTCAAACGGTGTTGAATTATTTGACGGTTTTCCTCACTACGGTTCGTGGTTTCGCCGTCGTTTGGGCATTCCTAACGAACAGGCGATGGATCTGTTCCATCAAACCGTGTCGCTCAAATCGGTCGGGAACCTGACCGATTTCGTGCGCAGCCACATGCTTGAGCCCTTTGATGTCGCGCCGCGTATTTCCGCCCTGATCGGCCACTTCGAGGATCTCAACAGAGCTCACGAGGCGGTTCTCAAAGCCAAACGCCAAGTGGAGATGCTTACTCCTCTGGTGGCCGATTGCGAGCGACACCGGGAACTCGCCAAAACCACGGATGATCTGCGAGCTTGTCGCGACGCCCTGCGCCCCTGGTTCGCCACCCTGAAACTCGATCTTCTCGATAAACGTCTTACCTCGCTGGATGAAGAATTGACCCGATACCGGGTCGCCATCGAGCGACTGGAGGAGCAGCGTCGCGCCCAGCAAGGCAAGGGGGGTGAGCTTCGTCGCACCATTGCGGACAATGGTGGTGACCGTATTGAAAGCATCAGCCGGGAAATTCTCCAAAACCAGGATGAATTGAAGCGTCGGCAACAGAGAGCCTCGCGTTATGAGGAGCTGGTACGCGCCTTGGGGGAACACCCCTCCGCGACCGGCGAAGAATTTCTGCGACAGCGGTCTGATCTCGCCAATTGGCGGGAATCCGCGGAAGAGGCCGAAGCCCGGACACAGAACGATCTCAATGAGGCAGGTGTCTTTTTTGCCCAGGGGCGGGCTGATTACGATCAGTTGAAAGCGGAGATCGCGGGGTTGAAAGCCCGAGTCAGCAATATCGACGAGAAGCAGATCTCCATGCGGCGCAACCTCTGTCAGGCGTTGAATCTGGCCGAAGAGGAGATGCCGTTTGCCGGTGAGCTGCTGCGGGTGCGCGAGGATGAACGTGACTGGGAAGGCGCCGTCGAAAGGCTGCTCCACGGCTTCGGCTTGTCGCTGCTGGTTCCGGATCGGTATTACGCCAGGGTAGCGCAGTGGGTCGACCAAACCCACCTGCGGGGGCGGCTGGTTTATTTCCGGGTACGGGAAGGGGTGCGCGGAGGCTTGCCTTCGCTTCATACGGACTCACTGGTGCGCAAGCTGCAAGTCAAGCCTGATTCGCCCTTTTTCGACTGGATCGAACGGGAGGTGGCCCACCGCTTTGATCTGGCCTGCTGCGAGGACCAGGAACGGTTTCGCCGTGAAACCCGGGCCATTACCAAGGCCGGACAGATCAAGGCGCCCGGAGAGCGGCATGAGAAGGATGACCGGCATCGGATCGATGATCGTCGCCGCTATGTCCTTGGCTGGAGCAACGCCGAAAAAATCGCGGCGTTGGAAAAGGACGCCAAACGGCAGGAATCGCACCTTGCCGACCTTGCCGGTCGCATCGGCAGGCTGCAAAAGGAGCATTCCGCACTCAAAGAGCGCCTCACGGTCCTCGACAAGCTGGGCGAATACACCGTCTTTCGTGATCTCGACTGGAAACCTCTGGCGGTTGCCATTTCCAGGTTGGAAGCCGAGAAGCGTGAACTTGAGGCGGCCTCCGATCTGCTCAAGACCCTGACGGCGCAATTGGCCGCGCTGGAAGATGAGTTGAAGGAAACGGAGAGGCAGCTTGATGAACGGAAGGACAAGCGTTCAAAAACCGAGCAAAAAATCAGCGCCGCGCAAGAGCTGCGGCAACAAGCACAAGCTCTTTTCTCGGGAACCACGGAAGATATTGTCCAGAGATTTGGACTGCTGGAAGCGATGCGTGAGGAAGCGCTTGGCGGGCAGATGCTGACGGTCGAATCTTGCGACAATCGTGAGCGCGACATGCGTGACTGGCTGCAGACCAGGATCGACGCCGAAGATGCGAAGATCAAGCGTCTGTCCGAAAAGATCGTCAAGGCCATGACCGAATACAAAGGGATGTGGAGGCTGGAGACAGGTGAGGTCGATGCCAATTTGGCCGCCGCCCCGGAATACAGGTCCATGCTGGATCAACTGCAGGCCGATGACCTGCCCCGGTTTGAAGGACGTTTCAAGGAACTCCTGAACGAGAACACCATCCGGGAGGTGGCGAATTTTCAATCCCAGCTGGCACGCGAACGGGAGACCATCAAGGAGCGTATTGCCCAGATCAACGCATCGCTCACCCAGATTGATTACAATCCGGGTCGTTATATCCGTCTCGAAGCACAGACAAATCTCGACGCCGACATCCGTGACTTCCAGACCGAGTTGCGTGCCTGTACCGAAGGTGCGCTCACCGGATCGGAGAATGCCCAGTATTCGGAGGCAAAATTCCTCCAGGTGAAGCGAATCATCGAACGGTTCCGGGGCCGGGATGAACACTCGGATATGGATCGGCGCTGGACGGCCAAGGTGACCGATGTGCGCAATTGGTTCGTATTCGCCGCCAGCGAGCGCTGGCGTGAGGATGACACCGAGCATGAACATTATGCGGATTCCGGTGGCAAGTCGGGAGGACAGAAGGAAAAACTGGCCTACACCGTCCTGGCCGCCAGTCTGGCCTATCAATTCGGGCTGGAGTGGGGAGCAGTGCGCTCCCGCTCCTTCCGTTTCGTGGTGATCGACGAGGCGTTCGGGCGCGGTTCCGACGAATCGGCCCAGTATGGTTTGCGGTTGTTCGCGCAGCTCAATCTGCAACTGCTGATCGTCACGCCGTTGCAGAAGATTCACATCATTGAGCCTTTTGTCGCCAGCGTCGGTTTCGTTCACAACGAAGAAGGCCGCAACTCCGTCTTGCGCAATCTGAGCATTGAAGAATATCGGGCCGACAAGTCCAGGATGCAGGGATGA
- a CDS encoding DUF4194 domain-containing protein: MMSVVDTTASHSTKATPELSSVVIPLLKGVLYQEDNPGLWSSLLILQASVRDYVAVLGLDLMLDEAEGYAFLRSRQNDDEDGQAVMPRLVARRQLSYPVSLLLALLRKKLAEFDAGGGDTRLILSRDEVMELIRIFLPAGSNEAKLIDQVDATLNKIAELGFIRRLRGQGQMVEVRRIIKAFVDAQWLADFEQRLAEYRQQARGPGGDEDG, encoded by the coding sequence ATGATGAGTGTTGTCGATACCACAGCCAGCCATTCAACCAAGGCGACCCCTGAACTCTCGTCCGTGGTGATACCTCTGCTCAAGGGGGTGCTCTATCAGGAGGACAACCCGGGATTGTGGAGTTCGCTGCTGATTCTGCAAGCGAGCGTTCGGGATTATGTCGCTGTCCTCGGTCTGGATCTGATGCTCGATGAGGCGGAAGGCTACGCTTTTTTGCGATCACGGCAGAACGACGATGAGGACGGTCAGGCTGTCATGCCGCGCCTGGTTGCCCGGCGACAGCTCTCCTATCCGGTCAGTTTGCTGCTCGCTCTTTTGCGGAAAAAACTGGCCGAGTTCGATGCCGGTGGCGGAGACACGCGCCTGATTCTTTCCCGGGATGAAGTGATGGAATTGATCAGGATCTTTCTGCCGGCTGGCAGCAACGAGGCGAAACTTATCGATCAGGTTGATGCCACCTTGAACAAGATTGCCGAGCTCGGCTTCATCCGCCGCTTGCGGGGACAAGGGCAGATGGTTGAAGTTCGGCGCATTATCAAGGCGTTCGTCGATGCGCAGTGGCTTGCTGATTTTGAGCAACGATTGGCCGAATATCGGCAGCAAGCCAGGGGTCCTGGAGGCGACGAGGATGGCTGA
- a CDS encoding DUF3375 domain-containing protein produces MALDYATLELLRQNHPAWRLLRAHHAPLVAGFLHRVFIVPNVRNLSQADLVEELEDELFALREQLGAETFPGTAQSYLNDWAENDKGWLRKFYPPGTDDPHFDLTPATEKALAWLEGLSERAFVGTESRLLTLFELLRQMSEGSQTDPQVRIAELQKRRNDIDVEIARILAGDIPLLDDTGLKDRFQQFLQLARELLTDFREVEHNFRTLDRRVRERIALWEGAKGALLEEIMGERDAIADSDQGKSFRAFWDFLMSQSRQEELTRLLEQVLSLPPILALHPEPRLHRVHYDWLEAGEYTQRTVARLSEQLRRFLDDQAWLENRRIMDILHSIESHALALREELPSGDFMTLSETSATVDLPLERPLYRPPLRPFIAEMALDEGDADVDTAALYAQVVVDRAVLTRNIRQELQERSQISLAEVVARHPLRHGLAELVAYLQLACEWPKTAVDDEVQEQVSWRMETGVMRQATLPRIILLRNR; encoded by the coding sequence ATGGCCCTGGACTACGCCACATTAGAGCTGCTCCGCCAGAACCATCCCGCGTGGCGGTTGCTGCGCGCACATCACGCGCCGCTGGTGGCCGGTTTTCTGCACCGGGTGTTCATTGTGCCCAATGTCCGCAATTTGTCTCAGGCAGACCTGGTCGAGGAGTTGGAAGACGAGCTCTTCGCCCTGCGTGAGCAGCTCGGGGCCGAGACCTTTCCCGGAACCGCGCAAAGCTATCTCAACGATTGGGCTGAAAACGACAAGGGGTGGCTGCGAAAATTCTATCCGCCCGGGACGGACGATCCGCACTTTGACCTGACCCCGGCGACGGAAAAGGCCTTGGCCTGGCTGGAGGGGCTGAGCGAGCGCGCCTTTGTCGGTACCGAATCCCGCCTGCTGACCCTGTTCGAGCTGCTGCGGCAGATGAGCGAAGGGAGCCAGACCGACCCACAAGTGCGCATCGCTGAACTGCAAAAGCGTCGTAACGATATCGACGTGGAGATCGCCCGCATTCTTGCCGGTGATATTCCGCTTTTGGACGACACCGGTCTGAAGGATCGATTCCAACAGTTTTTACAACTGGCGCGGGAGCTCCTGACCGACTTTCGCGAGGTGGAGCACAACTTTCGCACCCTTGACCGACGGGTCCGTGAACGTATTGCCCTCTGGGAGGGAGCAAAAGGGGCGCTGCTCGAAGAGATCATGGGGGAGCGGGACGCCATCGCCGATTCCGACCAGGGAAAGAGCTTCCGTGCCTTCTGGGATTTTCTGATGTCCCAGTCCCGCCAGGAAGAATTGACCCGGCTACTGGAGCAGGTTTTGTCCCTTCCGCCGATCCTCGCGCTGCATCCCGAACCCCGTCTGCATCGCGTGCATTACGACTGGCTGGAAGCAGGAGAATACACCCAGCGAACGGTGGCCAGGCTTTCCGAGCAATTGCGGAGGTTTCTCGATGATCAGGCCTGGCTGGAGAACCGTCGCATTATGGATATCCTGCACAGTATTGAAAGCCATGCTCTGGCGTTGCGCGAGGAGTTGCCGTCCGGGGATTTCATGACTTTGTCCGAGACTTCCGCAACGGTCGATCTCCCCCTGGAGCGACCGCTCTATCGCCCGCCGCTCAGGCCCTTTATTGCCGAGATGGCCTTGGACGAGGGGGATGCGGATGTGGATACGGCGGCTCTTTATGCCCAAGTGGTGGTTGACCGAGCCGTGTTGACCCGGAATATCCGGCAGGAACTCCAGGAGCGCAGCCAGATCAGCCTTGCCGAGGTGGTGGCTCGCCATCCGCTGCGCCACGGATTGGCGGAACTGGTTGCCTATTTGCAGCTGGCCTGTGAATGGCCGAAAACGGCCGTGGACGATGAGGTTCAGGAACAGGTGAGCTGGCGGATGGAGACCGGTGTCATGCGCCAGGCGACTTTGCCGCGTATTATCTTGCTGAGGAACAGATGA
- a CDS encoding Fic family protein codes for MKYQPPYTITPEILNRVAAISEAIGRLTVLADQARALRLRRINRIRTIHGSLAIEGNTLSAAQITAILEGKRVIAPPREVREVKNALAAYDRFETWKPEAEKDLLEAHRILMSGLIEEAGLYRHGGVGVMAGQQVMHMAPPANRVPHLMADLFRWLAAIDVHPLIASSVFHYEFEFIHPFADGNGRMGRLWQSLILARWSPLFADIPVESLIFEHQAEYYQAIQESTQKSDSAPFIAFMLRMILDTVTSSTPEVTQEVTPEVRLLSVLVGEMTRQQLKEALGLKDDEHFRKAYLLPALDAGLIEMTIPDKPRSSKQKYRLTDKGRQVMAQYRDG; via the coding sequence ATGAAATACCAGCCTCCCTACACCATCACCCCGGAGATCCTGAACCGGGTCGCCGCGATCAGCGAGGCCATCGGGCGGCTGACCGTGCTCGCCGACCAGGCAAGAGCCTTGCGGCTGCGGCGCATCAACCGTATCCGCACCATTCACGGCTCGCTGGCCATCGAGGGCAACACCCTGAGTGCGGCGCAGATCACCGCGATTCTGGAGGGCAAGCGGGTCATTGCCCCGCCTCGCGAGGTGCGGGAGGTGAAAAACGCCCTGGCCGCCTATGATCGCTTCGAGACTTGGAAGCCCGAGGCGGAAAAAGACCTGCTGGAGGCGCACCGGATACTCATGTCCGGCCTGATTGAGGAGGCGGGGCTGTACCGGCATGGCGGCGTGGGGGTGATGGCGGGCCAGCAGGTAATGCATATGGCCCCGCCTGCCAACCGGGTACCGCATCTGATGGCCGACCTGTTCAGGTGGCTTGCCGCCATCGACGTCCATCCGCTCATCGCCAGCTCGGTCTTTCACTACGAGTTTGAATTCATCCACCCCTTCGCCGACGGCAACGGCCGTATGGGGCGGCTTTGGCAGAGCCTGATTCTGGCCCGCTGGAGTCCCCTGTTCGCCGACATCCCGGTGGAAAGCCTGATCTTCGAGCACCAGGCCGAGTACTACCAGGCCATTCAGGAAAGCACCCAAAAGAGCGATTCCGCTCCGTTTATCGCCTTCATGCTGCGGATGATCCTGGATACGGTGACCAGCTCGACCCCGGAAGTTACACAGGAAGTCACCCCGGAAGTTCGCCTTCTCTCAGTGCTTGTCGGAGAGATGACCCGGCAACAGCTCAAAGAGGCGCTCGGGCTGAAAGACGATGAACATTTCCGCAAGGCCTATCTGCTACCGGCTCTGGATGCCGGACTGATTGAAATGACCATCCCCGACAAGCCGCGCAGCAGCAAGCAGAAATACCGCCTGACCGACAAGGGCCGTCAGGTCATGGCGCAGTACAGAGACGGATAA
- a CDS encoding restriction endonuclease subunit S, which translates to MNKQTTQLLHQHFDTAFAAPDGVVRLRELILTLAMQGKLVEQDPNDPPASELLREIGAEKQLLVKAGKIKKPKPLPPIKPDEVPYELPQGWEWVRLPECYFGVGNKSNQIQTKDYRESGKFPVVDQGKNFITGYYDDESKLLHIDRPVIVFGDHTKNIKFVDFDFIIGADGVKILCPFKGVSTKFLYHIIQSLDLTDRGYARHFKVLNEKLTPLPPLPEQHRIVARIDQLMARCDELEKLRKDREEKRLAVHAAAIQQLLDMPDGTAWDFIQRHFGELYTVKENVAELRKAILQLAVMGRLVPQDPNDPPASELLKEIEAEKQRLVKAKIIKSPRPVPSISQGDEPFQVPDNWRWVRISELAESIDYGTSQKTCDDSSLVPVYRMGNIVDGQLIDEGFKYIAPEIDELPRLFLQPNDILFNRTNSYDLVGKSARYTGRDEHATFASYLIRVRFFDALLNPVFISRAMNAPYFRSTQIEPEIVQQCGQANFNGTKLSLCAIPLPPLPEQHRIVARIDQLMALCDTLNQQIDAATGKQTELLNAVMGAV; encoded by the coding sequence ATGAATAAACAAACCACGCAATTATTACATCAACACTTCGACACCGCCTTTGCCGCGCCAGACGGCGTCGTCAGGTTACGCGAATTGATCCTGACCCTGGCCATGCAGGGCAAGCTGGTGGAGCAGGATCCGAATGACCCGCCGGCTTCGGAACTGTTGAGGGAGATCGGGGCCGAAAAACAGCTGTTGGTGAAGGCGGGGAAAATCAAAAAGCCCAAACCTCTGCCGCCCATCAAGCCCGATGAAGTGCCCTACGAACTGCCGCAGGGGTGGGAGTGGGTGCGATTGCCAGAATGTTACTTCGGGGTAGGTAACAAATCGAATCAAATCCAGACAAAGGATTATCGTGAGAGCGGCAAGTTCCCCGTTGTTGACCAAGGAAAAAACTTCATTACTGGCTACTATGACGATGAATCAAAGTTGCTCCACATAGATCGCCCTGTCATTGTTTTTGGTGACCATACCAAAAATATTAAATTCGTAGACTTTGATTTCATCATCGGAGCTGATGGGGTTAAAATCCTTTGCCCGTTCAAAGGCGTATCGACCAAGTTTCTCTACCATATTATCCAGTCACTTGATCTAACAGATCGGGGATATGCCCGGCATTTCAAAGTACTGAACGAGAAACTTACACCTCTCCCCCCCCTCCCCGAACAACACCGCATCGTTGCCCGCATCGACCAGTTGATGGCCCGTTGCGATGAGCTGGAAAAACTGCGCAAGGATCGGGAGGAAAAACGGCTGGCCGTTCACGCCGCCGCCATCCAACAACTGCTCGATATGCCGGACGGCACGGCCTGGGATTTCATTCAGCGGCACTTCGGCGAACTCTACACCGTCAAGGAAAACGTCGCCGAACTGCGCAAGGCCATCCTCCAGCTCGCCGTCATGGGCCGTCTCGTTCCCCAAGACCCCAACGACCCGCCCGCCAGCGAACTACTGAAGGAGATCGAAGCCGAAAAACAGCGGCTGGTGAAGGCAAAAATAATCAAGAGCCCTAGGCCGGTACCTTCAATCTCTCAAGGCGATGAGCCATTTCAGGTTCCTGATAATTGGCGTTGGGTGAGAATTTCCGAGCTTGCGGAATCCATAGATTACGGGACGTCACAAAAAACTTGTGACGATTCATCGCTTGTTCCAGTCTATCGGATGGGCAATATCGTTGATGGTCAGTTGATCGACGAAGGATTCAAATACATTGCACCAGAAATCGACGAGTTGCCCCGCCTCTTCCTTCAACCAAACGATATTCTCTTTAACCGAACAAATAGTTATGATTTGGTCGGGAAATCGGCACGCTACACTGGTCGTGATGAGCATGCGACATTCGCATCATATTTGATAAGGGTCAGGTTTTTTGATGCGCTACTGAACCCGGTATTCATAAGCCGGGCGATGAACGCACCCTATTTCAGATCAACTCAAATTGAACCTGAAATTGTACAGCAGTGTGGACAGGCGAATTTTAATGGCACAAAGCTTTCTCTTTGTGCTATTCCACTCCCCCCCCTCCCCGAACAACACCGCATCGTCGCCCGCATCGACCAGTTGATGGCCCTGTGCGATACGCTCAACCAGCAGATCGATGCCGCCACCGGCAAACAAACCGAACTGCTAAATGCTGTGATGGGGGCTGTTTAG